From a region of the Halanaerobium hydrogeniformans genome:
- a CDS encoding MFS transporter, with protein sequence MLNKIKKKDLKRYIQFSLVVLAAGAIYPVVYMRTQFQETILEVFNMTSGQFNNIYSILGIVFIVGYLPSGLLSDKFSAKNLLTVSLLGTAAGGFWFAQVPDYPQVQIIFAIWGFFTVFTFWSAHMKLVKMMSTDDDEGRFFGILDGGRGIIEAGLGSVAAFIFAQVLGSSTELAIKTDALTSVIYMYSFVLLITAVLIFIFVEKQQKDLESKADKSKASSFKLSDLKKVFKNKYIYLQGGIVFMGYSVFWTSYYVGGFLETNVGVTSVAVGTIMGIVLWMRPLGGFLGGYLADKVGKEKTVGGAILGASITLVLIATLPTAINNYIFYTLAIILAIFYYAIRGTYWALLGKANISPLILGTGIGIISLIGYFPDILIPQLNSFLFNTFGDTGGYNAYFLVSAFIGLCGVLIAGIYYKINQKEIKENAEKEVA encoded by the coding sequence ATGCTTAATAAAATAAAAAAGAAAGATTTAAAAAGATATATTCAATTTTCATTAGTAGTTTTAGCTGCAGGTGCTATTTATCCAGTCGTATATATGAGAACTCAATTTCAAGAAACCATACTCGAAGTATTTAATATGACGAGTGGCCAATTCAATAATATTTACTCTATTTTGGGTATAGTATTTATTGTTGGCTATCTACCTAGTGGGTTATTGAGTGACAAATTTTCAGCTAAAAATTTATTGACAGTATCACTTTTAGGGACTGCTGCTGGTGGTTTTTGGTTTGCTCAGGTACCAGACTACCCTCAAGTACAAATAATTTTCGCTATATGGGGCTTCTTTACAGTATTTACCTTTTGGAGTGCCCATATGAAATTAGTTAAAATGATGTCTACAGATGATGATGAAGGAAGATTTTTTGGTATACTTGATGGTGGTCGAGGAATTATAGAGGCTGGATTGGGAAGTGTAGCAGCTTTCATTTTTGCTCAAGTTCTTGGATCGAGTACTGAACTAGCAATAAAAACAGATGCTTTAACGTCTGTCATATATATGTATTCTTTTGTTTTATTGATTACAGCTGTTTTAATATTTATTTTTGTAGAAAAGCAACAGAAAGATTTGGAATCTAAAGCTGATAAGTCTAAAGCTTCATCTTTTAAGCTTTCCGATCTTAAAAAAGTGTTTAAAAATAAATATATTTATTTACAGGGCGGAATTGTATTTATGGGTTACTCAGTTTTTTGGACTTCATATTATGTTGGAGGTTTTTTAGAAACAAATGTAGGTGTGACTTCAGTTGCAGTTGGAACAATTATGGGTATAGTACTTTGGATGCGACCACTTGGAGGTTTTTTAGGAGGATATTTAGCAGACAAAGTAGGTAAGGAAAAAACTGTAGGTGGAGCAATATTGGGAGCATCTATTACTTTGGTATTAATAGCCACCTTACCAACTGCAATAAATAATTATATATTTTATACATTAGCTATAATCTTGGCTATATTTTATTATGCAATTCGAGGGACCTATTGGGCTTTATTGGGAAAAGCTAATATTAGTCCATTAATTCTGGGAACTGGAATTGGAATTATTTCATTAATTGGTTATTTTCCAGATATTTTGATACCACAGTTGAATTCATTTTTATTTAATACATTTGGTGATACCGGTGGTTATAATGCATACTTTTTGGTTAGTGCATTTATAGGTTTATGTGGTGTACTAATAGCTGGTATTTATTATAAGATTAATCAAAAAGAAATAAAAGAAAATGCAGAGAAAGAGGTTGCATAA
- a CDS encoding electron transfer flavoprotein subunit beta/FixA family protein, giving the protein MKIICLVKYVPNVEDIKYDYEKNILIRDNVKLILNPDDACAVAFALELKEHQPETEIKVVTMGPKAVKPFVEDLLRRNIDKASIISDKLYAGSDTYATSKILSHYLKNEEFDCILTGTNSLDGDTSHIPSQIGELLGLNQMSNITKINLAKFKKAKAVIEVENGEKILTYEMQLPAILSLRKESDYKLPYIKYENISLDVSDRLDIVSNQELGLAKEEIGLKGSLTKVVNTYNKNFEEKDKVVVENNEEGIDFVYSFLKKKGFV; this is encoded by the coding sequence ATGAAAATTATCTGTCTTGTTAAATATGTTCCTAATGTAGAAGATATAAAATATGATTATGAAAAAAATATTTTAATTAGAGATAATGTTAAATTGATTCTTAATCCTGATGATGCCTGTGCAGTAGCTTTTGCACTTGAATTGAAAGAGCATCAGCCTGAGACCGAGATAAAGGTTGTAACAATGGGACCGAAAGCGGTTAAACCTTTTGTTGAAGATCTGTTGAGAAGAAATATTGATAAAGCCAGCATTATTTCGGACAAGTTATATGCAGGTAGTGATACTTATGCAACAAGTAAAATATTGTCTCATTATTTAAAGAATGAAGAATTTGATTGTATTTTAACAGGAACAAATAGCCTAGATGGGGACACATCTCATATCCCTTCTCAAATTGGAGAGTTATTGGGTCTAAACCAAATGTCAAATATAACTAAAATTAACCTGGCAAAATTTAAAAAAGCAAAGGCAGTGATTGAAGTAGAAAATGGAGAGAAAATATTAACTTATGAAATGCAGTTGCCAGCTATATTAAGCCTTAGAAAAGAAAGTGATTATAAACTACCTTATATTAAATATGAGAATATTTCTTTAGATGTTAGTGATAGATTAGATATCGTTTCCAATCAAGAGTTAGGTCTTGCTAAAGAAGAAATAGGTCTTAAAGGATCTTTAACCAAGGTAGTTAATACCTATAATAAGAACTTTGAAGAAAAAGACAAAGTAGTAGTTGAAAATAATGAAGAAGGTATTGATTTTGTCTACTCATTTTTAAAAAAGAAAGGCTTTGTTTAA
- a CDS encoding electron transfer flavoprotein subunit alpha/FixB family protein, with translation MKKTLIYIDQENIINSIELLEAARQIHADQEYQSFGLITNQQIENKYLGEFDSIINIKDQNIKSYDQLALTDVIEELQNKYQFESIIIPATHIGRMLAPRLAMRLHVGLVADVTEIKKDEKSLELIRPAFSGRIMAGIETNAKKPIMLTVRQNVFTHHIDQNKEVEMVNYQPNNYNKAEIDLLEKKQCELSYDIRESEILVSGGGGALKDFEQIKNLADKLNAEVSASRKIIDNGKASRNIQVGQSGKTVSPELYIALGISGAIEHVAGLKNIENIISVNINKNAPICSLSDIVVVGDAIEFVKKLTNKLEKN, from the coding sequence ATGAAAAAAACTTTAATCTATATTGACCAAGAAAATATAATTAACTCAATAGAATTATTGGAGGCTGCCAGACAAATCCATGCTGATCAAGAATATCAAAGCTTTGGTCTAATAACCAATCAGCAAATTGAGAATAAATATCTAGGTGAATTTGATTCAATTATCAATATCAAAGATCAAAACATAAAAAGTTATGATCAGCTTGCTTTAACAGATGTGATAGAAGAGCTTCAAAATAAATATCAATTTGAGAGCATAATAATACCAGCAACTCACATTGGAAGGATGCTGGCACCTCGTTTAGCAATGAGACTTCATGTTGGTTTAGTTGCAGATGTGACAGAGATTAAAAAAGATGAAAAAAGCTTAGAATTGATCAGGCCGGCTTTTAGTGGAAGGATTATGGCTGGGATTGAAACAAATGCAAAAAAACCAATCATGTTGACTGTTAGACAAAATGTTTTCACTCATCATATCGATCAGAATAAAGAAGTAGAGATGGTTAATTATCAGCCTAATAATTATAATAAAGCTGAGATTGATTTATTAGAAAAAAAGCAATGTGAATTATCTTATGATATTCGTGAAAGTGAAATTTTAGTTTCAGGAGGAGGTGGAGCTCTTAAAGACTTTGAGCAAATCAAAAACTTAGCAGATAAATTAAATGCTGAGGTTTCAGCAAGTAGGAAAATAATAGATAATGGTAAAGCATCTAGAAATATTCAGGTTGGACAGTCAGGTAAAACAGTTAGTCCAGAACTTTATATTGCTTTGGGAATTAGTGGAGCAATTGAACATGTGGCAGGACTAAAAAATATAGAAAATATTATTTCGGTAAATATTAATAAAAATGCTCCTATCTGCAGTCTTTCTGATATAGTTGTAGTGGGAGATGCAATTGAATTTGTTAAAAAATTAACAAATAAATTAGAAAAAAATTAG
- a CDS encoding SDR family oxidoreductase, protein MKIMDFDLDMFSLEGKNALVTGGNTGLGQAFSTALAKGGANVMAVGLDDDGGETKEMIEACGSEYKFMQADITKDGKCKAAVDAVVDEWGSIDILVNCAGISINVKDVTKYTRKEWDKMISVNLTAAFELIHESAKYMIEQESGKVINIGSLFSFLGGQWSPAYASTKHGIVGLTKAMCDELAQFNVQVNTIAPGYFKTKITEETRKNEERNKTILSHIPANRWGDKADLMGACVYLASPASDYVNGTVLTVDGGYLVR, encoded by the coding sequence ATGAAAATTATGGATTTTGATTTGGATATGTTTAGTTTAGAAGGTAAAAACGCTCTGGTTACAGGTGGCAATACTGGGCTTGGACAAGCTTTTTCTACAGCTTTAGCTAAAGGTGGAGCTAATGTCATGGCAGTAGGTTTAGATGATGATGGTGGAGAAACTAAAGAAATGATAGAAGCCTGTGGTAGTGAATATAAATTTATGCAGGCTGATATTACTAAAGATGGTAAATGTAAAGCAGCGGTTGATGCAGTTGTTGATGAATGGGGAAGTATTGATATTTTAGTAAATTGTGCTGGTATTTCTATAAATGTTAAAGATGTAACAAAATATACGAGAAAAGAATGGGATAAAATGATTTCTGTTAACTTAACTGCTGCATTTGAGTTGATACATGAGTCAGCTAAGTATATGATAGAACAAGAAAGCGGTAAAGTTATAAATATTGGTTCTCTTTTCTCTTTCTTAGGTGGACAATGGTCACCTGCTTATGCCTCTACTAAACATGGTATTGTTGGTTTAACCAAAGCTATGTGTGACGAATTAGCCCAATTTAATGTACAGGTTAATACAATTGCTCCAGGTTATTTTAAAACAAAAATCACTGAAGAAACCAGAAAAAATGAAGAGAGAAACAAAACTATTTTATCACATATTCCTGCCAATAGATGGGGAGATAAAGCTGATTTAATGGGAGCATGTGTATATCTTGCCAGTCCTGCTTCTGATTATGTAAATGGAACTGTACTGACTGTTGATGGCGGTTACTTAGTAAGATAA
- a CDS encoding FGGY-family carbohydrate kinase: MAKYILGIDQGTQSTKVTIFDTFGKKIASHTEQLREIQLGDNGKAIHPDDDLWTSLKLTCNKLFEKFEGNKDDIIGAGLLSIRCCRAVMKENGELFSPVQSWMDIRLSRPYKVEDDEIAYVTTTTGYLTHRLTGETKDTRSNYVGPWPINPETLEWYADEEKYTTPKEMLFELVDPSTVLGEVTEKAAELTGIPAGIPVVSTSNDKAAEGLGAGLVNDGTVLVSLGTYITSMMLGEDYDPNPSNYFTNPGATPGEFLYESSGIRRGMSTVTWIKELLGSDIIDEAEKRGISPENYLNILADDVPAGSDGLYTVLHWLPRPSNIHERGIMLGFNGKHKGPHMFRSILEGIAMTMYNNSQAMCDELDIDLNHIVVSGGGSKGDLFMQIFADIYGVPARRNEINGAAGLGSAICAALALDVYDSREEAIKNMVNFEDEFLPNQENHELYQEINEKVYKHIPETNDELLKRSYQIINGNN; encoded by the coding sequence ATGGCTAAATATATACTTGGTATAGATCAAGGAACTCAGAGCACAAAAGTTACGATTTTTGATACCTTCGGCAAAAAAATTGCTTCTCATACAGAACAATTAAGAGAAATTCAATTAGGTGATAATGGTAAAGCTATTCATCCTGATGATGATTTATGGACCAGTCTTAAACTGACCTGTAATAAATTATTTGAAAAGTTCGAAGGGAATAAAGATGATATAATTGGAGCAGGCTTATTATCTATTAGATGCTGTAGAGCAGTTATGAAAGAAAATGGTGAATTATTTTCACCAGTTCAGAGCTGGATGGATATCAGGCTTTCTCGTCCCTATAAAGTAGAAGATGATGAAATAGCTTATGTTACCACAACAACAGGCTATTTAACCCACAGGTTAACAGGAGAAACAAAAGATACACGCTCTAATTATGTTGGTCCCTGGCCTATTAACCCAGAAACTTTAGAGTGGTATGCAGATGAAGAAAAATATACCACTCCCAAAGAAATGTTGTTTGAACTTGTAGATCCTTCTACAGTTTTAGGAGAAGTAACAGAAAAAGCAGCCGAATTAACCGGTATACCGGCTGGGATTCCAGTAGTATCTACCTCAAATGATAAAGCTGCAGAAGGTTTAGGAGCAGGTTTAGTTAATGATGGAACTGTCCTAGTTTCTTTAGGAACATACATAACTTCGATGATGCTAGGTGAAGACTATGATCCAAACCCAAGCAATTATTTTACTAACCCAGGTGCAACACCAGGTGAATTTCTCTATGAGAGTAGTGGAATTAGAAGGGGTATGTCAACAGTAACCTGGATCAAAGAATTACTTGGTAGTGATATTATAGATGAGGCAGAAAAGAGGGGGATTTCACCGGAAAATTATTTGAATATTTTGGCTGATGATGTTCCAGCTGGTAGTGATGGCTTATATACAGTTCTTCATTGGTTACCTCGTCCAAGTAATATTCATGAACGGGGAATAATGCTTGGTTTTAATGGTAAACATAAGGGGCCTCATATGTTCCGCTCTATTTTAGAAGGTATTGCTATGACCATGTATAATAATTCTCAGGCAATGTGTGATGAATTAGATATTGATCTCAATCATATAGTTGTAAGTGGGGGAGGTTCTAAAGGGGACTTATTCATGCAAATTTTTGCAGATATCTATGGAGTACCTGCTCGTAGAAATGAAATAAATGGAGCAGCTGGACTTGGTTCTGCAATTTGTGCAGCTTTAGCACTTGATGTATACGATAGCAGAGAAGAAGCAATAAAGAACATGGTTAATTTTGAAGATGAGTTTTTACCTAATCAAGAAAATCATGAATTATATCAAGAAATAAACGAAAAAGTATATAAACATATTCCAGAAACAAATGATGAGCTTCTAAAAAGATCATATCAAATTATTAATGGAAATAATTAA
- a CDS encoding BCCT family transporter, with product MKEKQKTKVDQAKNKKIKPLVFWPPFLILVSAVVFSLVNYDAFSVAMNNANDWLLGNFSGLFSIGALLMLILSIFIIFSPFGRVKIGGSQAKPMLTKFEWFSITICTTIAIGILFWAAAEPMYHMMEPPASLGIDPNSAQSANFAMSTMFLHWTFTPYAIYSIPALMFAFAYYNMKEDFSLSSLLTPLFGNRLKGKASSIIDAIALYALVGGMAASLGTGILTVSGGINNVFAIPSNHLLWAVVALAIIGTFIISASTGLMKGIRILSSLNVKVFLILIVFTFIVGPTGFFINFSIESFGHYLRNFFQSSLFTGAAAGDDWSKWWTTFYWANWLAWAPVTALFLGRIAYGYTVRMFMFVNFVLPSLFGSLWMSIFSGTAIHQQLNGLNLAEALGGTGPEAVSFAMFSNLPLSGIVIPFYIFIAFISFVTAADSNTSAMAGISSTGISPDSPAPPLHIKLIWGLTIGVVAWGMITFAGIDGIKMLSNLGGFPALFLISLVGISLALVAFNPKKYDSFKSDYDKAGRPLNKSEIIEKSN from the coding sequence ATGAAAGAAAAGCAAAAAACAAAAGTTGATCAAGCTAAAAACAAAAAAATAAAGCCTTTAGTATTTTGGCCACCTTTTTTAATATTAGTTAGTGCGGTTGTTTTTAGTTTAGTTAATTATGATGCTTTTTCAGTAGCAATGAACAATGCTAATGATTGGTTGTTAGGCAATTTTAGTGGTTTGTTCAGTATTGGGGCTTTGTTAATGTTGATTTTGAGTATTTTTATTATTTTTTCTCCTTTTGGCAGGGTTAAAATTGGTGGCTCTCAGGCTAAACCAATGTTAACTAAATTTGAATGGTTTTCAATTACTATCTGTACAACTATTGCAATTGGTATTTTGTTTTGGGCAGCAGCTGAGCCAATGTATCATATGATGGAACCACCTGCCTCTTTAGGTATAGATCCTAATAGTGCTCAATCAGCAAATTTTGCCATGTCTACTATGTTTTTGCACTGGACTTTTACCCCTTATGCTATTTATTCCATACCCGCATTGATGTTTGCTTTTGCATATTATAATATGAAAGAAGATTTTAGTTTATCGTCACTTCTTACACCGTTATTTGGTAATAGATTAAAAGGAAAAGCTTCTAGTATTATAGATGCCATAGCTTTATATGCTTTGGTCGGTGGGATGGCAGCTTCTTTAGGAACAGGTATTTTAACAGTCTCTGGTGGTATTAATAATGTTTTTGCTATTCCAAGCAATCATTTGTTATGGGCAGTAGTTGCTTTAGCAATTATAGGGACTTTTATAATTTCTGCTTCTACAGGTTTGATGAAAGGGATTAGAATCTTATCAAGTCTTAATGTCAAAGTCTTTTTAATATTGATAGTTTTTACTTTTATTGTGGGACCGACAGGCTTTTTTATAAACTTTAGCATTGAATCTTTTGGACATTACTTAAGAAATTTTTTCCAGAGCAGTCTATTTACGGGTGCTGCAGCTGGTGATGATTGGTCAAAATGGTGGACAACATTTTATTGGGCAAATTGGTTGGCCTGGGCACCTGTAACTGCTCTATTTCTGGGAAGAATTGCTTATGGTTATACTGTCAGGATGTTTATGTTTGTTAATTTTGTTCTACCCTCATTATTCGGAAGTTTATGGATGTCAATATTTAGTGGAACAGCTATTCACCAGCAATTAAATGGTCTCAATCTAGCAGAAGCATTAGGTGGAACAGGTCCTGAAGCAGTTTCATTTGCAATGTTTTCTAATCTTCCTCTTTCAGGTATAGTTATTCCCTTTTATATATTTATTGCTTTTATTTCTTTTGTTACAGCAGCAGACTCTAATACAAGTGCTATGGCTGGAATAAGCTCTACGGGTATTTCGCCTGATAGTCCTGCTCCACCGCTGCACATAAAATTAATCTGGGGATTAACAATTGGAGTTGTAGCTTGGGGAATGATTACTTTTGCTGGTATAGACGGAATAAAAATGCTTTCAAATTTAGGTGGATTTCCTGCTTTGTTTTTAATTTCTTTGGTTGGAATATCTTTAGCCTTAGTTGCATTTAATCCTAAAAAATATGATTCCTTTAAGTCTGACTATGATAAAGCAGGTAGACCTTTAAATAAAAGTGAAATTATAGAAAAAAGCAATTAA
- the surE gene encoding 5'/3'-nucleotidase SurE has product MNKKKKEKPLVLITNDDGINSPGLKSLAEAILPLANLLIAAPKNQQTGMGRGYLKGEDVGSIETKKIKINNQLIKAYAVNGSPAQSVAHAVLELTDRKPDYCISGINYGENIGLSYTCSGTLGAAFEADSLGIKSLAFSKAFPFNKQQSQNYINIDWSSEKFYIKKIFSKIITNGFPENTRILNINFPYNLSKNTEIRITEQAYTNFGVYIKPKNRTLNKAHSLDWKINPEINNLEKYTDIYAVHKDQVVSITPMNAKMSVEIDKEFSVF; this is encoded by the coding sequence TTGAATAAAAAAAAGAAAGAAAAACCTTTAGTTTTAATTACAAATGATGATGGGATTAATTCACCTGGTCTAAAATCACTAGCAGAAGCTATATTACCATTGGCCAATTTATTAATTGCTGCTCCCAAAAATCAACAGACAGGTATGGGAAGGGGATATTTAAAAGGGGAAGATGTAGGAAGTATTGAAACAAAAAAAATAAAAATAAATAATCAGTTAATTAAAGCTTATGCTGTTAATGGTTCACCAGCACAATCTGTAGCTCATGCTGTTTTAGAATTAACAGATAGAAAACCGGATTATTGTATTAGCGGAATAAATTATGGTGAAAACATTGGCCTTTCTTATACCTGTAGTGGAACTCTTGGAGCAGCATTTGAAGCTGATAGTTTAGGAATAAAATCTTTGGCTTTTTCCAAAGCTTTTCCATTTAATAAACAACAGTCTCAAAATTATATCAATATAGATTGGAGTTCTGAAAAGTTTTATATTAAAAAAATATTTTCTAAAATAATTACTAATGGCTTTCCTGAAAATACAAGAATATTAAATATAAATTTTCCTTATAATCTTAGCAAAAATACTGAGATTCGTATAACTGAACAGGCATATACAAATTTTGGGGTTTATATAAAACCTAAAAATAGGACTTTGAATAAAGCTCATTCTTTAGACTGGAAAATAAACCCTGAAATTAATAATTTAGAAAAATATACAGATATTTATGCAGTTCATAAAGATCAAGTTGTTTCTATTACACCAATGAATGCAAAAATGTCAGTTGAAATAGATAAAGAATTTAGTGTTTTTTAA
- a CDS encoding Coenzyme F420 hydrogenase/dehydrogenase, beta subunit C-terminal domain, with protein MGYSNNNTLRFNAASGGIATHLLLSLLKNNYIDGAIVTKIDEKYPLKAKSVIAHSSEEIIKSKTSKYCPTNPITAVKKIKTQKKNDRKYAFVGLPCQIQGLRKLQENDQWVKNNIIFTIGLLCSHSVKYSGTKLILDRLDYKQNKVRKIQYRGHGWPGELNIEHEKLNISIPLMITGKLILVHIFSHHTDVLLAMT; from the coding sequence ATTGGCTATTCCAATAACAATACTTTAAGATTTAATGCTGCTTCTGGTGGAATAGCAACACATTTGTTATTATCTTTATTAAAAAATAATTATATTGATGGTGCAATTGTAACTAAAATTGATGAAAAATATCCACTCAAGGCTAAAAGCGTTATTGCTCATAGCAGTGAAGAGATCATCAAATCAAAAACTTCAAAATATTGTCCTACAAATCCGATTACTGCAGTAAAAAAAATCAAAACTCAAAAGAAGAATGATAGAAAGTATGCCTTTGTTGGTTTACCATGTCAAATTCAGGGTTTGCGTAAGTTGCAGGAGAATGATCAATGGGTAAAAAATAATATAATTTTTACTATTGGCTTGTTATGTTCACATAGTGTAAAATATTCAGGGACTAAATTAATTTTAGATAGATTAGATTATAAACAAAATAAAGTAAGAAAAATTCAATATAGGGGTCATGGTTGGCCCGGCGAATTAAATATAGAGCATGAGAAATTAAATATTTCTATCCCCTTAATGATTACTGGGAAGCTTATTTTGGTTCATATTTTTTCACACCATACAGATGTCTTACTTGCCATGACTTAA
- a CDS encoding MurR/RpiR family transcriptional regulator: MIQINLSNLNDFEKEIYNKLLKYSKENPPFRIKDAAEVCDCSVSKISKYVKKLGFRNYKQYISFLYGEELENENQSDELDRLKKFINDFDTSMVDEFIELLDNHQKIVLFGYGPSGAITEYFEYKLRTCSDNFVISLLDETSLLSVIDDNTLLVIFTATGTFRSFEPIYKKAKKQGANVAIVVEEYNTRLFNQCDRIFWLSKFNQPDYLEPYQKTRTIFFIFMEEVINKIILSEKNIKQEDK, encoded by the coding sequence TTGATACAAATCAATCTTAGCAATTTAAATGATTTTGAAAAGGAAATATATAATAAACTTTTAAAGTATTCGAAGGAAAATCCTCCTTTTAGAATTAAAGATGCTGCAGAAGTTTGTGATTGTTCAGTTTCAAAAATTTCTAAATATGTTAAGAAGCTTGGCTTTAGAAATTACAAACAATACATATCCTTTTTATATGGAGAAGAACTAGAAAATGAAAATCAATCTGATGAATTGGATAGGCTTAAAAAATTTATTAATGACTTCGATACCTCAATGGTTGATGAGTTTATAGAGTTACTGGATAACCATCAAAAGATAGTTTTGTTTGGTTATGGTCCTTCTGGAGCAATCACCGAATATTTTGAATACAAACTTAGAACTTGCTCAGATAATTTTGTTATTTCCTTATTAGATGAAACTTCACTATTATCTGTAATTGATGATAATACTTTACTGGTTATCTTTACAGCTACAGGAACATTTCGCTCATTTGAACCGATTTATAAAAAAGCTAAAAAACAAGGTGCTAATGTGGCAATAGTTGTTGAAGAGTATAATACCAGGCTATTTAACCAGTGTGATCGAATTTTCTGGTTATCAAAGTTCAATCAGCCTGATTATTTAGAGCCATATCAAAAGACCAGAACGATATTTTTTATATTTATGGAAGAGGTTATAAATAAGATAATATTGAGTGAAAAGAATATAAAACAGGAAGATAAATAG
- a CDS encoding GGDEF domain-containing protein produces the protein MKKQEEELIQMNEILKIKALIDDLTGLYNYGEIMQRLKAEINRASHGNDKLTIMMLDIDDFTNVNNNHGHVIGDKVLAAFAKKIDENIREMDIAGRHGGDEFLIVFPDTSLEEAKIVAERILDEVRKIDINDAKITMSAGLYQFDGEDADNFVAKADKMLYKAKNANKNMISY, from the coding sequence ATGAAAAAACAGGAAGAAGAATTAATTCAAATGAATGAAATATTAAAAATAAAGGCATTGATCGATGATTTGACAGGGTTGTATAACTATGGTGAGATAATGCAGAGACTTAAAGCTGAAATCAATAGAGCAAGTCATGGTAATGATAAGCTAACAATAATGATGCTTGATATTGATGATTTTACAAATGTTAATAATAACCACGGCCATGTAATTGGAGATAAAGTTTTAGCTGCATTTGCAAAAAAAATCGATGAAAATATCAGAGAAATGGATATTGCAGGCCGCCATGGTGGAGATGAATTTTTAATTGTTTTTCCTGATACAAGCTTAGAAGAAGCAAAAATAGTTGCCGAAAGAATATTAGATGAGGTTAGAAAAATAGATATTAATGATGCTAAGATTACAATGAGTGCTGGTCTCTATCAATTTGATGGAGAAGATGCAGATAATTTTGTTGCCAAAGCAGATAAAATGCTTTATAAAGCCAAAAATGCCAATAAAAATATGATTTCATATTAA
- a CDS encoding PAS domain S-box protein produces MNYDNLSKEELIALLNINETIVNAVPIGFCITNEKGIFETVNSHYSKIYGYSRDELIGKHFSIVTTEENRETLTKLHDEFIE; encoded by the coding sequence GTGAATTACGATAATTTGAGTAAAGAGGAATTAATAGCATTACTTAATATCAATGAAACAATAGTAAATGCAGTTCCAATTGGCTTTTGTATTACTAATGAAAAGGGAATTTTCGAAACTGTTAATTCTCATTATTCAAAAATATATGGTTACAGCCGTGATGAACTTATTGGCAAACACTTCTCAATAGTTACAACTGAAGAAAATAGAGAAACTTTAACTAAACTGCATGATGAATTCATAGAATAA